A single genomic interval of Stieleria maiorica harbors:
- the epmA gene encoding EF-P lysine aminoacylase EpmA produces MANVNHLAARAELLRQTRRFFDHHGFLETQPPCLSRDCVVDAYLDPLTLDSSALGVSDPRLPERFYLQTSPESAMKRMLASGAPSIYSVGPVFRGGEAGQWHNIEFTMLEWYEVGGDIESAMRLTGQFAATILDADGYDSIPYRDVFRQQLGIDPIEVAIDDLRDLVGRIDASMAATVGDDRDQLLDGLLSARIAPTLGQQRPVLLTDYPLSQAALAKPSAQDRQCAARFELYVRGIEVANGYDELLDAETLLERYRENNHKRVASGRERLEIETTLVAAMRAGLPPCSGVALGIDRLLMLKVGAESIEEVMPFTISRA; encoded by the coding sequence ATGGCCAATGTAAACCATCTCGCCGCGCGTGCCGAGTTGCTTCGCCAGACGCGTCGTTTTTTTGATCACCATGGATTTTTGGAAACACAACCGCCGTGCCTGTCGCGCGACTGTGTGGTCGACGCCTACCTTGATCCGTTGACCCTTGATTCGAGTGCGCTGGGCGTTTCGGATCCGCGGCTGCCCGAACGGTTTTATTTGCAAACGTCTCCCGAGTCCGCGATGAAGCGGATGTTGGCCAGCGGTGCACCGTCGATCTATAGCGTCGGTCCGGTGTTTCGTGGCGGCGAAGCCGGGCAATGGCACAACATCGAATTCACGATGTTGGAATGGTATGAAGTGGGGGGGGACATCGAATCCGCGATGCGACTGACCGGTCAGTTCGCCGCCACGATCCTTGATGCCGACGGCTACGATTCGATCCCCTACCGCGACGTCTTTCGCCAGCAACTCGGGATCGATCCGATCGAGGTTGCGATCGATGATCTGCGCGATTTGGTTGGTCGGATCGATGCGTCGATGGCCGCGACGGTTGGCGATGACCGAGATCAATTGTTGGACGGTCTCTTGTCCGCGCGGATCGCGCCGACCCTGGGCCAGCAACGTCCGGTGCTGTTGACCGATTACCCTCTCTCGCAAGCAGCACTGGCAAAACCATCGGCGCAGGACCGTCAGTGTGCCGCCCGGTTCGAACTGTATGTTCGCGGGATCGAAGTGGCCAACGGCTACGATGAATTGCTGGACGCCGAGACCCTGCTGGAGCGTTATCGGGAAAACAATCATAAACGGGTGGCATCGGGGCGCGAGCGTCTGGAGATCGAGACGACGTTGGTCGCCGCGATGCGCGCGGGTTTGCCGCCATGTAGCGGGGTGGCGCTGGGGATCGATCGGTTGTTGATGTTGAAGGTCGGTGCCGAGAGTATTGAGGAGGTGATGCCGTTCACGATCTCCCGTGCATGA
- a CDS encoding TonB-dependent receptor, with product MFFALAAPAGAQQPTPAPSSDVTLQAARSRDATENPQPSLKPDERLAKLFGDVNQVNDLPETRRNRAHSPAADAVFSAEATGRRTSDIGHLVERSKAAHGVAIQHRTPIVSDTRVRGQRVGQVLASGSYWAPARMDLDTMMSKIDSRLIDNLILIKGPYAAKYGPGFRFVDLDFVKAPRYQGGFQTHGSTSATYNSNGQQWYGRQSFNGGSDRYGFFVSYGHATGNDYETGESDFFMPSSYKSRDIFLAFGVDLSPTQSLEFNVLRLDQTDVEFPGLVYDLNFLVTDGYEVTYTNTAPGFADRFRAEVWYNRTRFEGDTLRPGKDRQIPELRFSLESTSGFDGFAVTDGDGLSGGYRLESTYLTGSGEVAVGTDLIILNQQLNDIEPVAPPSDNNFPIPRSHSIDVGFYVEDVEQINGCWTMTAGARVDGVFADSDDIVDGVPVPISLLKDAELDQDFLLGSAYLTSNYRFSPGWSLNTGIGTAHRNPTLTEMYVESSFIGSLQRGLTFLQGDPELESEKILQVDAGLQYEDATTQLGVQTYYSWIHDYITYDLIDPAGTIDGFQQGAYFVNTDLASIAGAEFYAQHAARNWLTVFGITSYTEGRDLSRNAPARLSFLPDRSDLEGVDHEPLPGIHPLEARLGFLLHDPCPGERWGIEFSARVVDNQDRVAESLDEEPTPGFTTYDVRGYRWIGPVLLTGGVENLTNKFYQEHIDYRSGLGVFRPGISGYFGSEWRY from the coding sequence ATGTTTTTCGCTTTGGCGGCACCGGCCGGCGCACAACAGCCGACGCCGGCCCCTTCGTCCGATGTCACGCTACAAGCCGCCCGATCACGCGACGCGACGGAAAACCCTCAACCGTCACTGAAACCGGACGAACGATTGGCGAAACTGTTCGGCGATGTCAATCAAGTCAATGACCTGCCAGAAACCCGTCGCAATCGAGCCCACAGTCCGGCCGCCGATGCGGTGTTCTCGGCCGAAGCCACCGGTCGGCGCACCAGCGACATCGGACATTTGGTCGAACGATCCAAAGCCGCCCACGGTGTCGCGATCCAGCACCGCACGCCGATCGTCAGCGACACGCGGGTTCGCGGACAACGCGTCGGCCAGGTCCTGGCGTCGGGATCGTACTGGGCACCGGCTCGGATGGACCTGGACACGATGATGAGCAAGATCGACTCGCGGCTGATCGACAACCTGATCTTGATCAAAGGCCCGTATGCGGCCAAGTACGGGCCCGGATTTCGGTTCGTCGATCTGGATTTTGTCAAAGCCCCTCGCTATCAGGGCGGTTTTCAAACGCATGGCAGCACCAGCGCGACGTACAACAGCAACGGCCAGCAGTGGTATGGCCGCCAGTCGTTCAACGGCGGCAGCGACCGCTACGGATTCTTCGTCAGCTACGGGCATGCGACCGGCAACGACTATGAAACCGGCGAATCGGATTTCTTCATGCCCTCCAGTTACAAATCTCGCGACATCTTCCTGGCCTTTGGCGTGGACCTGTCCCCGACACAGTCGTTGGAATTCAATGTGTTGCGGTTGGACCAGACCGACGTGGAGTTTCCCGGGCTGGTCTATGACTTGAATTTCCTGGTCACCGACGGTTACGAAGTGACGTACACCAACACGGCCCCCGGGTTTGCCGACCGGTTCCGAGCCGAGGTTTGGTACAACCGCACGCGGTTCGAAGGCGACACGTTGCGGCCCGGAAAGGACCGTCAGATCCCCGAGTTGCGTTTCAGCTTGGAATCGACCAGCGGCTTTGACGGCTTTGCGGTGACCGACGGAGACGGATTGTCGGGCGGCTATCGGCTGGAAAGCACCTACTTGACCGGAAGCGGTGAAGTCGCCGTCGGCACCGATTTGATCATCCTGAACCAGCAGCTCAACGACATCGAACCGGTGGCACCGCCGTCGGACAATAACTTTCCCATCCCCCGCAGCCATTCGATCGACGTCGGTTTTTACGTCGAAGACGTCGAGCAAATCAACGGCTGCTGGACGATGACCGCCGGTGCCCGTGTCGATGGCGTGTTCGCCGATTCTGATGACATCGTCGATGGCGTTCCGGTCCCGATCTCGCTGCTCAAGGACGCAGAGCTGGACCAAGATTTTTTGCTCGGCTCGGCGTACCTGACGTCCAATTACCGCTTCTCGCCGGGATGGTCGTTGAACACCGGGATCGGCACCGCACACCGGAACCCGACCTTGACCGAAATGTATGTCGAATCGTCATTCATCGGATCGTTGCAACGGGGGCTGACGTTTCTGCAGGGCGATCCGGAACTGGAAAGCGAAAAGATCCTGCAAGTCGACGCTGGATTGCAGTACGAAGATGCGACGACTCAATTGGGCGTTCAAACCTACTACAGTTGGATTCACGATTACATCACGTACGACCTGATCGATCCGGCGGGAACGATCGACGGTTTCCAACAAGGCGCCTACTTCGTCAATACCGATCTGGCGTCGATCGCCGGGGCGGAGTTCTATGCCCAGCATGCCGCTCGAAATTGGTTGACCGTGTTCGGGATCACCAGCTACACCGAAGGTCGCGATTTGTCACGCAATGCCCCGGCGCGACTATCATTTTTGCCCGACCGTAGCGATCTGGAGGGTGTCGATCACGAACCGCTGCCGGGCATCCATCCGCTCGAAGCCCGCCTCGGCTTCTTGCTGCATGATCCCTGTCCCGGCGAGCGCTGGGGGATCGAGTTTTCCGCCCGCGTGGTCGACAACCAGGATCGTGTCGCTGAATCGCTGGATGAAGAACCGACGCCGGGATTCACCACCTATGACGTTCGCGGTTATCGCTGGATCGGCCCCGTCTTGCTGACCGGCGGCGTGGAAAACCTGACCAACAAGTTCTACCAGGAACACATCGATTATCGCAGCGGACTGGGCGTCTTTCGGCCTGGCATCAGCGGCTATTTCGGTTCCGAGTGGCGATATTGA
- a CDS encoding hemerythrin domain-containing protein, whose product MSDALAPSNQRAAGKSSGEGLASKPAGRLTVNAAFLREIKDDNRQLKSLWDRLVPMFSHPETVKNHWPELIASLAELRDQLAIHFSLEEAYGYFDDAVDIAPHLSLTAESLRSQHSSLYSQIRDLADGILELNSEAAEHVTKLMRRFKAFKKSFENHEESELKLILESVDDDLGVGD is encoded by the coding sequence ATGTCTGACGCGCTTGCGCCAAGTAACCAGCGGGCCGCTGGGAAATCATCAGGAGAAGGCTTAGCCAGCAAACCGGCCGGTCGTTTGACCGTCAATGCGGCTTTTCTGAGGGAGATTAAAGACGACAACCGTCAGTTGAAATCGCTCTGGGATCGCCTGGTTCCGATGTTTTCGCATCCCGAGACCGTCAAAAATCATTGGCCAGAACTGATCGCCTCGCTGGCGGAACTGAGAGACCAGTTGGCGATCCATTTTTCGCTTGAAGAGGCTTACGGTTACTTTGATGATGCCGTAGATATCGCACCGCATCTGAGTTTGACGGCCGAATCGCTGCGATCGCAACACTCGTCGCTTTATTCACAGATCCGCGATCTGGCCGATGGGATCTTGGAATTGAACAGCGAGGCGGCCGAACACGTGACCAAGCTGATGCGTCGTTTCAAAGCGTTTAAAAAGAGCTTTGAAAACCACGAAGAGTCCGAGTTGAAGTTGATTCTGGAAAGTGTTGACGACGATCTGGGCGTCGGCGATTGA
- a CDS encoding ThiF family adenylyltransferase: MNPSSSDRYARQRQFAPIGAQGQQRIEQAEVAVLGCGALGTVAAELLCRAGVGQIRIVDRDVVEWTNLQRQSLFDSEDARQGASKAEAACRRLRQINDQVKLTPIVTDVHAGNIESVLDGAQLVIDATDNFGIRFLLNDWALATGTAWVHGGCVGAAGQVRLFDGNDRPCFRCLIPQLPPAGAVDTCDTAGVIGPATHLIASLQSAEAIKWISGNRDAVSKSVFSIDLWNNRVRHVTLDPAIAPDCIACVGREFDFLRGDALQSSEGALCGRDAVQLNPQNDSVRIDLTEMARRWESIGAVQSTRFFTRLQIDDTTQLTLFRDGRVVVDGTDDVARARSLFDRFVGN; this comes from the coding sequence GTGAATCCATCGTCTTCAGATCGCTACGCACGCCAACGCCAGTTCGCCCCGATCGGCGCCCAAGGTCAACAACGGATCGAACAAGCCGAGGTGGCCGTCTTGGGTTGCGGCGCGCTGGGAACGGTCGCCGCAGAACTGCTCTGTCGCGCCGGCGTCGGTCAAATTCGAATCGTTGACCGCGATGTTGTCGAGTGGACGAATTTGCAACGCCAATCGCTGTTCGACAGCGAGGACGCCCGCCAGGGGGCCAGCAAGGCCGAAGCCGCCTGTCGTCGATTGCGACAGATCAACGACCAAGTAAAACTCACGCCGATCGTGACCGACGTCCATGCGGGCAACATCGAATCCGTGTTGGACGGCGCTCAACTGGTGATCGATGCCACCGACAATTTCGGGATTCGATTTCTGTTGAATGATTGGGCGCTCGCCACGGGCACCGCGTGGGTGCACGGCGGATGTGTCGGGGCGGCCGGACAGGTGCGGCTGTTCGATGGCAACGATCGTCCTTGTTTCCGTTGTTTGATCCCCCAACTGCCACCAGCCGGCGCGGTCGACACCTGTGACACCGCCGGAGTCATCGGTCCGGCGACTCACCTGATCGCCAGCCTGCAATCGGCCGAAGCGATCAAGTGGATCTCGGGTAATCGCGATGCCGTTTCAAAATCAGTGTTTTCAATCGACTTGTGGAACAATCGCGTCCGCCACGTCACGCTCGATCCGGCCATCGCCCCCGACTGCATCGCCTGTGTCGGCCGCGAGTTCGACTTTTTGCGCGGCGATGCACTTCAAAGCAGCGAGGGTGCGTTGTGTGGTCGCGACGCCGTGCAACTGAATCCGCAAAACGACAGCGTACGAATCGATCTGACGGAAATGGCGCGGCGTTGGGAATCGATCGGCGCCGTCCAGTCGACGCGTTTCTTCACCCGATTGCAGATCGACGACACCACACAGTTGACCTTGTTTCGTGACGGACGCGTCGTCGTCGACGGGACCGATGACGTGGCCCGGGCACGATCGCTGTTCGATCGTTTCGTCGGCAATTAG
- a CDS encoding GGDEF domain-containing protein codes for MPAATTPDPLKGDTNPDGLLGSTKDSAAGSANEAPIDTPVHLEPEATLQRSPDPSLSHRNDQSCLVQIYPPDVVDGMLLIEKDELMIGRESGSDLLLRDTSVSRQHAVIRRTESGFELEDLDSTNGTFVGGHQVKRACLNSGDTIRFGSFLFKFLSAGSVESQYHETVYSALTRDALTGTMNKRYLLETLNRSIAAAIRQQQPLTVVMLDIDHFKSVNDNYGHLVGDEVLREFGKRVSTACREDDLLARYGGEEFCMLLSATAAEEASEVAERCRMAVCEHPFQTAAGPLDITASFGFAVLNHRHNEHQHSDTGLELIRRADEQLYQAKREGRNRVCGQSAS; via the coding sequence ATGCCAGCTGCAACGACCCCCGACCCTCTCAAAGGCGACACCAACCCGGATGGACTGCTCGGTTCGACCAAGGATAGCGCAGCCGGTTCGGCCAATGAAGCGCCCATTGACACGCCGGTGCATCTGGAACCGGAAGCCACGCTGCAACGTTCGCCCGATCCTTCGCTCAGTCATCGCAATGACCAATCCTGTTTGGTCCAAATCTACCCTCCCGATGTCGTCGACGGGATGTTGTTGATCGAAAAAGACGAATTGATGATCGGCCGCGAATCCGGTTCCGACCTGTTGCTCCGAGATACCAGTGTGTCGCGACAACACGCCGTGATCCGGCGCACCGAGTCAGGTTTTGAACTCGAAGATTTAGACAGCACCAACGGCACGTTCGTCGGCGGACACCAAGTCAAACGCGCGTGCTTGAATTCCGGCGACACGATTCGTTTCGGCAGTTTTCTGTTCAAGTTTCTCTCCGCCGGCAGCGTGGAATCACAGTACCACGAAACGGTCTATTCGGCACTGACGCGTGATGCGTTGACCGGGACGATGAACAAACGCTACCTGCTAGAAACCCTCAATCGCTCGATCGCCGCCGCGATCCGCCAGCAGCAACCGCTGACCGTCGTGATGCTGGATATCGATCATTTCAAAAGCGTCAACGATAACTATGGACACTTGGTCGGCGACGAGGTGTTGCGTGAATTCGGAAAACGCGTCTCCACGGCATGCCGCGAAGACGATTTATTGGCCCGCTATGGCGGCGAGGAGTTCTGCATGCTGCTCTCGGCCACCGCGGCCGAAGAAGCATCCGAGGTCGCCGAACGGTGCCGCATGGCGGTCTGTGAACATCCCTTTCAGACCGCCGCCGGACCGCTCGACATCACCGCCAGCTTCGGGTTTGCGGTCCTGAACCACCGACACAACGAACATCAACACAGCGACACCGGGTTGGAATTGATCCGACGCGCCGACGAGCAGCTCTATCAGGCAAAACGCGAGGGCCGCAATCGCGTTTGCGGCCAGAGTGCCAGCTAG